TTCATGGTCAGAATATTGTTTATTTCCGACAAGAAGGCCTTTAATCCGATGAAGCCTTTTGTATCCAAATTTGAATAGTAGTCCTTTTTTGGAAGACCAAACTCATCTGAAAGAAACGTATTGAAACGCCTCTGTAACTCCCTCTCCCGGTTGTATTTATATCCGTCTGTCATTTTTCTTTAGCGGCATAACGCCAGCCATAACCGGACCCAAGAAGCGGAGCGCAGAAGACGACGGCGTCAGGTCTTGCCTTTTGCCTCTGGCTACGCGCGGCCGATCCGGGCGTAATGCAGGCCAAAATGGTCCCCGATGGCTTTGAGAGTGTACCCGCCGCTGACGTAGACTGCTGCAATGAACTTTCCTCTATCGGTGTACAGGCTGAGGTACTCGGCCAGCGGCTTCGTGATAGATGTCCTCGCGCCCATCTCCGCAAGAGGTGTGGCGGCACAGAGCGCCGGGAAATTCGCGTCTGAGCTGAGTGGACGAGCGGTGGATCAAGCTCAACCCTAAACGCGCAAAAGACAAGATCTGACACCGGCCTCGGCACGCGGCACGGGCCTTGCCAGACACTTTTTGCGGCCGTCCGGATGCGCTGGTTAGAGTCGACTATCGAATCTCCTTCTTAAGTGCCTCCCATCCCTTCAAATAGTCGATCTGTGCCCGAACGATATCCTCAACTTCTGCTGGCTCGTGGGACAAGCCAACAGCAGCCAAACACGCAACGACCTCGAAGTTGACCGGATCCCGCCCTTCGTGATTCCGGTAGGTGTGACGGATAACCTCCACCACATTGCCGGCAGCTGCGGTACGGAGGTCGCGTATTGTTCGAATACTTCGACTAACAAGAAGTTTTAGCAACCCGTCAATTTCTCTTTGGGCACAGCCAGTACCAACTTCTGCTAAAACAGCCGGTAGATTCTCCGCATTCAGCGGGTCCTCATCAGCTATTTCGACTTCTTCTTGAAAACGCAGAAGCTCATCATAGAGAAAATTAAAATGCTCATCGATGGCTGCGAGTTGAGAAGCGATGATTTCAAATTGCTTTCGGACCGCGAATGAAGTCTTCTTATTCGGTTTATACCCAAGCAGATGCTCCACTTCTCCCCAAATATCTTCGGCAAGGGTACGCACTTGTATTTCGACACACGGACGCTTGGATGGCTCCATGCCTGGTATTCTTACTTTAACAATATAGTGGATCGATGCGTAACCACTTTCCTTGTACTGAGAGTCCAAGTGGCTCATTCCGAGTCTCGACAATAGACGGGGATCTAAATACGCGACCGGCGGATCTTCATCGACTATCTCTATATCAGAATTAGAATGAAGTTCCCGGTCGATTATAGGGAACCCAGACAAGAAATAAGTTACAATACGCCCAGCAAGCGTATCGTGCATTGCCAGCATCGAATCTCGGCTAAGGCCATTTGGAAAGGAATCCGGCTTTCGGTAAATTTTATCGAGAACACTCTCCGGTCGTTTTACGCGCGTTAGCGCTCGCTGTACTGGTGTGGGCGCCGGCCTGCGCGAGTGCAAATCGGTTCGACGCCAATAATCCGGCTGTTTCCACTCGCGAAATATCCGCTTTAGTACATCCTGAGTCGGCTTTAGGACAGTTCGAACATACTCCTCGTAATCGGCGAGAAAGCGCGCTTGTTGTTTCGTCTTTGCAATCCTATTCATTTCACCTACACACGGCCAGTGGGGTCAGTTCTCGCACGGCCAGTGGGGTCAGTTCTCGCATTATTGCATCTTCTTCGTTGTCACTCCCCATCCGGCCAGAACGCCTCATCCATCATCTGCGAAAACTCGAACGGACATGTTATGGGAAACATAGATTCCGGCAGACCCGTTTCGCGTTCCGTTTCGATCAGGGCCAGCCGATAGGCCTGGTCGATGGCCTCGTCGAGCTTCGATTTCAAGCTTGGGTTGTCGTCGAGATGGGCCGCCAACCGAATTCGCTGCTCCTTGATGGAGAGGGCTCTTTCACGGATCGTGTGGGTAACCGGCGGATTCCGGCTTGAGCCCGGCGCGCTCGCCACCCCAAGATGTTGTGGTCTGTCATCTTGAAGAAGGAGAGGTTCGCCATGGCCACAGAGCACGGGTTGTTCACCGCCGCGTTGGGACTGTCGCCGCCTTGGCAGGTCACGGACGTGCGCTTCGACCCGCAGGGAGGGCGCATTGATTTCGAGGTCGGCTTCGCCCAGGGGGGCCGCTTCGTCTGCCCGGCCTGCGCTGCCGAGGCGCAGGCGGTGCACGACACCCGAGAGCGGAGCTGGCGCCACCTGCACTTCTTCCAGTTCCAGGCGTTCATCCACGCCAAGGTGCCGCGGGTGCGCTGCCAGGCCTGCGGTAAGACTACCCAGGTCCCGGTGCCCTGGGCGCGCAAGGGCACGGTGTTTGTCAACGAAGTTGCCCGATTTTTTCACGCGACTTTCTTTTTCGCGGTGCCTTCTGATACCTGGTCCCGCGGCGGGTTCAGCCAGACCTCATTGATCGGGGTCCAGTTACGCGTGTCACCCGACCAGCGTTCCGGTCGCGCCTGCTTGGCAGCCTCATAGAGTCGCTGTCTGGCCGCCAGAATGGCGGTATCTTCGCCACGGTGCCGCTGCCCTGGTGTGACATAGCGGATGCTGCTGTGACGATGTTCCTCGTTGTACCAATGCACGAAGCGGTGGACCCATTCGCGGGCCGCTTCCAGGCTCGCAAACGGCTTGCTGGGATAGGCCGGCGTGTACTTCAGCGTCCGAAACAGACTCTCCGAAAACGGGTTGTCATCACTGACCGACGGCCGACTGAAGGACGGCACGACGCCGAGCCGCTGCAAGGTCGCCAACAGGGTCGCGCCCTTCATCGGGCCGCCGTTGTCCGAGTGCAGCACCAGGCCGGCTTCACGGATGCCCTCGGCCAGACAGGTCTTGCGAATCAGGACGCTGGCATGCGCGGCCTTCTCGTCCTCGTGCACTTCCCAGCCGACGATCTTGCGACTGAAGATGTCCTCCACCAGGTAGAGCCGGTAGAAGGCCCCCCGGATCGCTGCGGCCAAGTAGGTGATGTCCCACGAGTAAACCTGGTTGGGTCCCTCGGCCTTGAAACCCTGTGGCTTCGATACCTGGCGGGGCGCTTGCGCCCGGCCGCGCCGGTTTTGCTGACCGTCCTCGCGCAACACGCGGTAGAAGGTCGACTCCGAGGCCAGGTATTCGCCTTCATCGGCCAGCCGCGGCACGATCTGCGACGGCGGCAGGCTCTGGTAGGCGGGCGCGTTACACACGGCCAGGATCCGCTCACGCTCCTCGCGCGAGAGCTTGTTGGCCGGCACCCGATCCGCCGCTGCCTCGCGTCGCCGATCGACCAGACGCCGTTCATCACGCTGCTGGCTTTGCCAGCGACGCAGTGTGCGCACGTCGATCCCGAGGACCGCGCAGGCACGTGCCTGCCGGGCCCCGGCCGCACAGGCGTCAGCAATCAGGTCAATGGCCATCTGACGGTCTTCCGGCATGATCAGTCGTCCCCGTCGTCCCCCCAGATGGCCTGGGCTTTTTTTTGCAGTACCAGTAAGGCCGCCGCCTCTGCCAGCGCTTTGTCCTTGCGTCGCAGTTCCTTCTCCAGCCGGCGAGTCTTCTTGCGCTCGGCCTGCAGCTCGCGCCGCTCCGCCGGGCTCAATCGCTGCGTGTCGTCATTGCCGCCCGCGGCCGCTTCCCGCCAACGCTGGATCTGCTCCGGGTACAAGCCCTTGCGCCGGCAGTACTCGGCCAACTCCTGCTCGTTCAGTGCGGCCGTCTCGATCACGACCGCCAGCTTATTCTCACCACTCCAGCTCTCTGGATTCGATGGATCTGCCGGCACCACTTGGCCCTCTGCTCGGAAACGATTACGCCAAGCATAAAGGGTCGGCTCCGAAATGCCCGTCTCCCGGTGCACCTGGGCCACCGACTGGGCAGCCGGCGGCATCATCTTGCGGACCACCTGCTCCTTGAACTCATCGCTGTAACGCGCCATGCATAACCCACTTCCGCTCCCTCAGAGATTAAGATTCTCGATCCAACTCACCGGGCATTTATGCTGACAGAGGGGGGGCAGCGGCTTCACGCAGCTCTTCGAGGCCCTGGCCTTGACGCTGTGCCAGGCCATGGCGGTGAACACCGTATGCCGGCACCTCGGCATCAGTGGCGGGGCGCTGTGGCGCATCCTCAAGTACTACGTGGGGACCGCACGGGCCCGCGAGGACTTCAGGGCCGTGCGCTCCGTGGGCATCGACGAGACCGCGGCCCGCCGTGGCCAGAACTACATCAGCCTCTTCCATGACCTCGCCGTGCCCCGTCTACTCTTCGCCTGCCCCGGACGCGACCAGCGCACGGTGAAACACTTCGCGGCCGACCTCGCGGCGCATGGCGGTAGTCCCGAATCCGTTACCGCCGCCTGCCTCGACATGTCGAAGGCCTACATCGCCGGAGTGACCAAGCACCTCCC
This portion of the Thioflavicoccus mobilis 8321 genome encodes:
- a CDS encoding GTP pyrophosphokinase: MNRIAKTKQQARFLADYEEYVRTVLKPTQDVLKRIFREWKQPDYWRRTDLHSRRPAPTPVQRALTRVKRPESVLDKIYRKPDSFPNGLSRDSMLAMHDTLAGRIVTYFLSGFPIIDRELHSNSDIEIVDEDPPVAYLDPRLLSRLGMSHLDSQYKESGYASIHYIVKVRIPGMEPSKRPCVEIQVRTLAEDIWGEVEHLLGYKPNKKTSFAVRKQFEIIASQLAAIDEHFNFLYDELLRFQEEVEIADEDPLNAENLPAVLAEVGTGCAQREIDGLLKLLVSRSIRTIRDLRTAAAGNVVEVIRHTYRNHEGRDPVNFEVVACLAAVGLSHEPAEVEDIVRAQIDYLKGWEALKKEIR
- a CDS encoding DUF29 domain-containing protein produces the protein MGEADLEINAPSLRVEAHVRDLPRRRQSQRGGEQPVLCGHGEPLLLQDDRPQHLGVASAPGSSRNPPVTHTIRERALSIKEQRIRLAAHLDDNPSLKSKLDEAIDQAYRLALIETERETGLPESMFPITCPFEFSQMMDEAFWPDGE
- a CDS encoding IS3 family transposase (programmed frameshift), with the protein product MARYSDEFKEQVVRKMMPPAAQSVAQVHRETGISEPTLYAWRNRFRAEGQVVPADPSNPESWSGENKLAVVIETAALNEQELAEYCRRKGLYPEQIQRWREAAAGGNDDTQRLSPAERRELQAERKKTRRLEKELRRKDKALAEAAALLVLQKKGPGHLGGRRGRLIMPEDRQMAIDLIADACAAGARQARACAVLGIDVRTLRRWQSQQRDERRLVDRRREAAADRVPANKLSREERERILAVCNAPAYQSLPPSQIVPRLADEGEYLASESTFYRVLREDGQQNRRGRAQAPRQVSKPQGFKAEGPNQVYSWDITYLAAAIRGAFYRLYLVEDIFSRKIVGWEVHEDEKAAHASVLIRKTCLAEGIREAGLVLHSDNGGPMKGATLLATLQRLGVVPSFSRPSVSDDNPFSESLFRTLKYTPAYPSKPFASLEAAREWVHRFVHWYNEEHRHSSIRYVTPGQRHRGEDTAILAARQRLYEAAKQARPERWSGDTRNWTPINEVWLNPPRDQVSEGTAKKKVA